The sequence TGTTGGACTTCACCCTAAAAACATTTTTTCACTGTTTTTCCTGGATTCTTTCCAGTCTGCATCTTATCTTTCATTCAATCTGTAACACTTCTGGATATTGCTATGGAGTAATATCTGTGCTTTCAGTTTTCCTGTTGCCTTCTTTTCCGAGGATCCTTCTTTTACTGTTCGATGAGTATCCTCTCAGTTAACTACAAGCTTCTTATTTATATCAAGATTTGAAACATTTTGCCATCATATTCTGAGAATCCTTCTTTCACTATTCAATGGTTTACCCAATTTAATTCTCCAGACTTCTTACTTATTATCAAAATTTGATTACATGTAATTTTCATTGCTACCTTCTATGTGAACCTCCTTGTCTCTCAAGCACTTTCTCCACATCTTTTAGCTGGAAAAAGGAAACAAACATGTTTTTTCTATGGTTTTGATGCATCTAATTCATGCTGTTCTTTATAATGCACTCGCCACCCACGACAATGTTGTGCCTTCATAACTGatgtctaatttttattttcacttaATGCATAtgctttttatttgttttttttgatCTATAATTGGCTCGCCAATAAGAAGAGTCTTAGATAATTAAGAAGAGTTTTTGTCACATCTAATCCACTTTCTTGTTCCTCTTCTAGGTGTTTGATTTCATGGTTCAGAAGCTATACGCTTTAAGGAaacccaaaactaatatccagATCCTTCAGCAGAGTGTCCTCCTAAAATATAAGTGAGTTGCTTCTTCTTTTGGTTTCTATCATATATTGTATTTCTCATTCCTCTCTTCCTGACAACTGTGACTAGCTAATTTGTTTGTTCACAACGTATTTCCTTCTCTACCATTTACCTCATTGACAGCGTCCAATAGTAACTGTTGATTTAAATTTACCTGTTAAACATATCGTAGATAGCAACAtcttttgtttggtttttagtgTGGCGTGcacaaaatttatgaattttcgTATGCGCTGTCAATGTTTGAAGAAGTGAACAAATTAATAACTTAGTAACAAGtggtgtcattttttatatttgtacccAATGTTTTATTTTGCTTATGTGTATATCTTGTAAAAGTTTTCGACCAAGTGGCTGTTCCCTGACACTGCTGCTTGGGGCAAGGTATATGTGCCACTGCTTTTTACTGCTCCTAACTGCAGTACTGTTCTGCTTAGCTACTATTTCTTGTCAGCTGTCAGGATATTAGAGAATTTCTGAACAAATTTACCTTTTACATAACAATGCCGACAAAATTTTATCACTTTAAGAAACTTCTTTCGTTCTTTTTGCTTAGCCTTCCATTAAAAGGAGGTATGTGCAAAAAGCAGACATGGTTGAGGAGTTGCTGTCATTTGAGTACTGAAAATTAATGAGCGTTTTGtgtgtggaagaagaataaagGTGTGTCATTGTTACTCAACAGGAATTTTTTGAAGAACTTGAaaaaactctcttgaaaaataattaaacaaacaggtttttcctttttaaaaacaGGTTCTtgaaaaacttagaaataataaagaGCATATGTACAAACAAAGCCAAATTTACATGCTATCCTGGTGTTTTTTGGGGCAATACCTTTTGTTGCTATTGTGGTCGCTTAAATGATATCAAGCAGGATGAGTTCTTCTTAAGAGTTCCATAACTTAAAATTATGGTGATCATCAGCCCCAATTCTTACTTCTAATTTCTTTTCACCTTTCAGTTTCCTGGATTTATCCAAACATGCAATTGAAGGTTATTTTTGCAATTATTTCTCAGGTATATCCTTTCCTTTCTCAAGGAGCATGGGAAAGAGGTGTATCTGGAGGTTCGAGCTGCATATATTGACACAATGAACAAGGTTAACTTTTGCATCATTAGTTCATTTAGGATAATTTTGCTAGCTTAGGTTTTTGATGAATCGATGGTAAATATTTTGAGTTCTTAGATGTCTTAACTCATTGAGATCGGTGTGGTAGCTCTTGACGTGCaagttcaaaaagaaaatttaacatttttaagGTCAATGAATGCTTAACTTGACTGTTACTTTGGTGCCCATCCTTGAAGATCTAAATTTTTTGTTTATGAGTTCTAAATGTTTTTCCGTTGTGTATGGAAGCGGGCAAACCACACTATATCTCTCTCAAGAAAAGACATGCCTACATGACTTAATTTGGTGCTTTGCCTAATGTTTGGTATGCCTTTAGTCTGATCAGTTTTAAGATATTGTCATAGGTTTGGTTGCCCTTATTTATTGTTATATTTAGCATTGGAGCTTCTCTTTTATCTTGTAAGCTCTAGAGAATGTTATCAATCACAGTTATCACATCTACACGTGATAACAGGTTTAATATGCTTTTTGGCAAACGAGAGGTTTGCTCTTTCATTTCATTTTTGGTGTAAAGAAAGACATGTAGAAGACAGAATCTTTGATTGACATGTTAGGTCTTTTGTAATTAAGGTAGATCAACTGATCTATACGCTGTACACACGGCATGCATTGCCTTagtgcttatatatatatatacatatatatacatacacacacacatttatATATTCCAATGCCAAAGATGTTCATGATGTTCAGTATACCTATGGATAGGTCTTTTATTGTCCATCCCATGGACAACTCCTTCCTCTTATTTATTCTTTTGTTTGAGTGCTGCTTGAGTGAAGAAGCCGGTTGACTACTTTCAACCAGACAAAATCATCTGATTGTGCAGGCCTCCTTAGGGTTACCAGTCTCATAAAAAGGGATTGTGCTTTTTCATGAATACTAAAGAGAATTTGTGTCACAGGTTCTGAGTGCACAGTTCCGAGCTTATATTCAGGCTTTAGAAAAGCTTCAGTTGGATATAGCAACATCTAATGATCTGATAGGTGTTGACACCAGAAGCACAAGTCTTTTTTCGAGAGGAAGAGAACCGTTGAAGAACAGGTCTGCAGTTTTTGCTCTTGGAGAAAGGATAAACATTCTCAAggtcttcatcttctttctttgaGCCTTGATCTTATGACCAAAAAAATTGTCACTTTGTAGTTCTGTTGAGGGCAGAGATTATGAATTTTGTGCATCATTGATTGTTTAGTGCTTATTCAAGTATAAAAGGTTTCCGTAAATCCACTCCGGTGGAATTACTTTTTAGTTTGAACTTTGAAGATAACTTTGATTTAGTGCATTTGGAGGATACTTTGCctgattatttgaataaatatatatgacTACTGACTAATTCATCAGTACTAGCGGCAGACGTGTATGGTCTTAGCACCTTTATATAGCAGATACTTAATGGAGATAATGTGAAGTCTCTTTTCTATAAATCATAGGTATTCGAGGAGGGTTGTGAAAGGGAAGGAACCTGTCTAATTCTGAAATTCATATTCTGTGCTGCTTTGGTTCTTGCGCCTTTTTATTCTGTAgaatgtatttttattaaataaaaattgctTATGAAAGATGTGATATTTGTAAGTATTACTTTTTCTTGTTAAGGAGGAAGTTCTCTTTGAAATGTTCTGTGGAGACTGAAGACAAAGGAAAATGTAGCTCCAAGAACCATATGACTTGCATCGAGGCTCATTCCTTTTTACATTTCTATACAAAGTTTAGCCTGGTTTAAACCTGTATAAGTAGATCATTCGATACCTTCTTGACTCACCTATTTTCAATCTATTGGTCCAAGTATCAAGGCAATTGAACATATGCAACTAACTTGAAGAATATGCtaaataatttcataaagacTTGGAGCTACCAGATTTCAATATGTTAACTGTGGGAGCCATtctgaaaaaaagagaaataaacacTACTTGGCGAAATAAGGTTCATTTAGAATCTGTTTGAATCCATCTGCTAGAGGTTGTGACATCCAAATAATCCCATTATACCAAGGCCTTTTCTTGTGTTGCACATTGACCACTACTTATGCTCAGCTAGCACTAAAAACTCTACTCTAAGTGACAGTGGTTGAATTATCtatttcaagaattcaattttctATCAAATCTTGATCTGGTCTGATCCCCACCCCATTCATAGGGAGATACAAGAAATGTTGTAGCAATGTTCATGATGATTAGATGAAGTATTTATGGCATATACGTTCCACTGTGTTCAGGAGATTGATGAGCCTCCGTTAATTCCACATATTGCTGAAGCCAGCTCAAAAAAATTTCCGTATGAGGTTCTTTTCAGGAGTTTGCACAAGCTGCTCATGGATACTGCTTCATCTGAGTACTCTACGATTCTCTATTTGAATACCAAGCTTCTGATTTGTGGTTCACTTTGAAACAGTATAGCTTTCCTACTGACAAAGTGGTAGCTTTCCTTGTTAAATATGTATTAACTtgctttttccttttatttgattAGGTACCTTTTCTGTGATGATTTCTTTGGAGAACAGACCATGTTTCAAGATATTTTTGCTGGTATGGAAAGTAATGAGTTAGAGTAAACATTTCCTTACGTACCTTGCTGCAGATAAATGTCATGATTGTGCTTCTTAAAGAATTTATTGGTAAATAAAACTCAGATGTCAAAAGTATCTTGTCAACTCTAGATCAATCTGTTTAACAGAAGCTGTATATGCAGTTCCTCGGAATATCAACAATATCGCATGTTGCCTTTAATCGGTTAGATTAAGTTGAGATCTTCCTCTCCCGATCtgtattatgaaatattttcaaacaCCTTCAGTACATGCTGAAATatgcaaatttttattttgatagcaATAATGCAAATTCTTGGATTTTCAATGAGATTAATGGTGAACATTGTGTGATATCAGGCCCGTTTTCAGTAATTGATGAGCATTTTGGTACAGTCCTTCCTAATAGTTTTGATGCAATTGGCTTGATGCTCATGATTCGCATTATACACCAACACCAGGTATATTCCTAAACTTCTATTCTGGTATTGCCTTTCAAAGCAAACAGAGCTTGTATTAAAATCCTATAAAAGGAAATTTGTGTCTGGTAAAGTTCCAAGATTCACTTGATTGTTGTGTTTCGAAGTCCTTTGGAAGACAGATGCCAAATATCAGCTCTGTCATTGTGTGTAGCCAATGGGATATTGCTTAGTTCACAAGCTTAAATAGCCAGGTGTCTGTCTATTTTCTTCAGTGGCACCAGAATCTTTACACCTCCGGGTTTTTTAACTGTAAACTTATTCTAACGACACACAAATTAACATTGTTGAATAATCATATATAACGTTTATCACTTCCACCTATGTAAATATGTGGGCGTACACATTAGTTTGAAAATTGGTTTTCTCCTATGATAACCATATGATAACCAAACAATGACTGTTGCTGAAGAAATTGATTTAATTAGAGACACTAATTGCAGGTGGTGATATAATCCAAAATTTAAAGGCCCttacttttcaaattttctttcctACGTTTCTAATGCATCTGATGATAGCAGAAATTATACTTATCTATTTTTTATGCAGTTATTTATAGTAAGAATCATTCTCAGCGTGTATAAATGCTCTTTCTGGAAATTCTTCTAGTTTAAAGAGAGTGGAAACAGTGATATCTATTTCAGAATCGTACATGTAAATTCTCCAAAATCCTTGATTGTGTATTCCATATATAATTCTTGATGGGCTATACATTGGACTTTTTGGTGGCTGTTTTTCCACACTTTATCACTAAACACCTATTTTGTCAGAAAGATCTTAAAACAAATTATGGGCTTGATGCTGGTAAATTATGTAACCTGTAATTGGTTGGAAAATTGACTTTCTAGGATCGTTATTGTAAATTTCTGAATtgtaattggtaaagttgctgccatgtgaccaggagtcacaggttcaagccttggaaacagcctctagcagaaatgcaaggtaatactgtgtacaatacacccttgtggtaggGCCCTTCCCCGGATCCTGCATatagcggaagctttagtgcGTCGGGCTGCCCTTTCTAGGTCATTTAAGTTATTAGGGGACTGCAgaatttgaatttatgaatagaAGGAGAACCAAAAGGGAGTAATAGAAGAAACTGGAGAAATAGGGTTAATGAAGTGCGGGAGAACCACGAGTCACAAGTTCAAAGCGAGAACCATGAGTCTCAAGCTCAAAGCCCAATGGAGACAAAAAGTACTAGTGATTTCTTACCATCGGTCCAACCTTGGTGGACAAAGCTGCCCTGTATCTATGTTGATGGGAGGTAGCAGTTACTCTGTGAAATTAGTTGAGGTGGGTGCAAGCTGCCCAGGACACCATGGTTAtccagaaaagaaaaagaaaccagAGAAAACATACTAGGGAAACTAAATCTTTCTGATAACTCCAGTAAACGTTTGGCAGCAACTTTGAGAAGCAAGGATTACTGGTAATCTAGCTGATTGACAGCTTTTAGTAAGTCAGACTTGCTctagttttttcattattttggtGTCTGAAGTATTGCATACTGCAAATTCGGGAGACACTAGAAGACACTAAACTATAGAAACAAATAAGATCCAAAACATGTTAACAAAATGCTAAAATGACTAAACTAATACATTATAGATTCTTCAAACTTGTTCAAGTTAAAACAGTCTTATCCACTAGTGCTTTAAGTTCATTGTTTCATGAATAAAAGTGGTGGCGAAAGTGTGGATCATCTTCTTATGCATTGTAAGGTGGCTAGGTGGTTATGGAGGGAGGCCTTAGATTTGTTTAGGTTGCAATGGGTCATGCCGGGTACAGTGAAGGAGGCTTTGCAGAGTTGGAATCATATAAAGGAGAAGGAAAGCCTGAGAGTATTGAGTGTTGCCCCCTTAGCAATCATGTGGGTCATTTGGAAAGAGAGGATTAGGAAGGCTTTTGAAGGGGTAGAACTTGATTTCACAAGATTAAAGAGTAGTGTTTTGTACCTAATTTACTTTTGGTGTACTTGTGAGGTCCCAATTTGTATAGAGGGAGGATTGGACCTCTTTTATTGAGAACCACATTTTGGTGTTAGTTCTCTCATTTTGGTATGTGTACGGGGTTCCCCcaaaatgttaataaaattatttaccttATCCAAAAAAAGTTCATATCACTGGTGCACTTTAATCTTCTTCATCCTAGTTAGTCATGCCCATACATAATGCTAAAAAGTTGAATTATTGCAATTAAagaattttattgtaattttagtctagctcaaaagaaaaagaaaaataatagaagcGGACTGGGGGAATATCTCAAAGATAAAAAAgcaaataaaatatcatatattCTTATTTACATTTTTCCTTTCCAGCGTTTAAAGCTTATAAAGATATTTGATTATTAGAAAATTCATTGAGGAATCATGTGCTTAATGCACATATGTGATGGTCCAATAGCATGCCAAATTTTGTTTATGAATTTGACATCAAATGTGTGGTTAAGGCTCTTAGTTATTGCTGGAATCTTTTCTTATCGAAGGACTGCTTTTGTTTCCCAGCTTGTAATGTCCAGGCGCCGAATACCATGCCTGGATTCATACTTAGACAAGGTACGTATCATCTAATTCACTTTAGCAGATATCCATATTCGTGCCTTCTGCACATGCATGTGACCTATTTGTGTAGAAGTGAAATTAGAGGGCTTGACAGCTGTTAGTTTCAccagatacttatttttcacctgTTGCCTTATGTATATCCTTGTATTTTCCCCCATTTGTTGCTACTGTGATGCGGAAAAAGGATAACTGCACAATCATAGCTAGGACATGCAGGGTTTCCTGTGCTGAAAGTATATCATATTATTAATTTAGGATATAAATTTTCATCTTGAGATTCATGATATTTGGCAGGACTACCTAGCATCAGTGAAAAGAGAAAGTTAAATAGCTTGCTAATAGAATTTGTTCAGGAGGACCattttaaaatgagaaataagGATTATCATTCATATGATAGAAAATTCAGCAAAGGTGAATATAAATGCAACATAACTCCTTAAGGTCTTTAGAAAGTTCAACATAATGACATTGGAGCCAAAATAAAATGTTTTCTTGTAGTTATCTTTCCTTTATGATGGACTGCTTTCCCCTTGTTTCTTAATGAATCTTGACAGGTTAATATTGCTTTATGGCCGCGTTTCAAGATGGTCTTTGACTTGCACCTCCACAGCTTGCGAAATGCCAATATCAGGACTCTCTGGGAAGATGATGTTCACCCACATTATGTGATAAGGCGCTATGCTGAGTTTACTGCCTCCCTTATTCACCTTAATGTAGAATATGGAGATGGCCAGGTTGGGGAACATTAAGGTCCACTTTTTACTTTGTGGTTTACTTGCACCGGGCTGGCTTTCATACTTGCTACTAATTTTGTAGCTTGAACTGAATCTGGAGAGACTCAGAATGGCTGTAGATGACTTGCTTGTCAAGCTATCACAAATGTTCACTAAACAAAAGCTGCAAACAGTATTCCTTATAAACAACTATGACATGATAATATCGGTTCTGAAGGTAAGAAGTCACTATATTTTTCTTCTCTGATCAACAATAAATGAATAATGAGAAGTGCAAGTCGTTGTCGTGGATTTATATGGTCAATGCACATATGCTAGTTGGATAATTGTCCAATGAAAACATGAATTATAAAGGAAAATGGGGGTCCGTAGGACAATTTCCCTGGTCTCCTTGTCTGTTATACGAAAAGAAATACGGAAGTCATGATTCCTGTTCTTATTATATTGCAAATATGGATAGTGACGCTGATTATTTTACTCTGAAATTTTGTAAACCATCAAACTATAAGCGTAACAATATTGGCTATTTCCTATCTAAACATTTGATACCATTGTAAGGAGATCTTATGTAAGAAGTCTAAATTGTACTGACATTTAATGCTAAAGAAACTTAAAGCACCGAATGATCTTTCATTTGCTTCCAGGAAGCTGGTCCGGATGGTGGGAAAATCCAGCAGCACTTTGAAGAGCTTCTAAAGAATAACACAGGCATATTCGTGGTGAGCACACAGTTCAATTCTTGCATCCCAAgagtgttgaattaattataggAGTAGTTATGTTTCTCTGACAAACACGGAGAGCACTTTTTCTATTATTGCTTGACTGTCAGTTTCAGTTAGGTAGCGAAGTTAACTTAGGTGGTCTGTTGAAAATAAAGTTCATTATGTTCTTTGAAGAAAACATCAGCTTTGAAATAGAATGAACCAAAAACAAAGAGTTAATCTATATTTGTAGTGAGTGCTTGAATTTGAAGAGAAAATTTTGGTGTTGATTGCTAACCCAAATAGTGGATGCCTTCTCCTAGGATTTGTAATCAAAGTTAACATCAACATCTAGTAAAGTTGTcctcatgtgaccaggaggtcaggGGTTCAAGCTGTGGAAACAGCGTAAGGCtacgtacaatagacccttgtggtccggcccttTTAGTTGAAATTCTGGTTCTTATATTCAATCTTATTGCAGGAAGAATTGCTGTTGGAGCATTTTAGCGATCTCATCAAGTTTGTAAAGACGAGAGGGTGTAAGTGTAAATGCTATGCATACCAATTTATCTTAAACCTTGTCATACGCACTGATTATTATCTTATTGCAGCTGAGGATTCAAGTACCGGCACTGAAAGACCTATAACTATTGCCGAAGTAGAGCCGATTGTAAAGGACTTTGCAAGCAGATGGAAAGCTGCCATTGAACTTATGCACAATGATGTGATTACTTCTTTCAGCAATTTTCTGTGTGGTATGGACATTCTAAGAGCTGCATTAactcaacttcttctttattATACGAGGCTTTCAGATTGTATAAAGAGGATAAATGGTGGGTCTACATTGAACAAGGATCTTGTTTCAATTTCATCGATAATGTATGAGATCAGAAAATATTCGAGGACTTTCTAGGATTACAGTCTCTGGGAATCTCTGTATTTACGTATAAAGATATTTCAATTGACCATCACCTTGTTATCCAACTGATGTTTTGTAAGATCCTATATATGTGTTTCGATGACATCTTCCACAACTTATTAATTTGTGTAATGATCCTTATGGTATTCTTGCTGCTGTGTTCCACGCGTTGGAAGTGTTCCAGAATTTTTCAAGTCCAATGACGTTATAAGTgcaatattctttaattttgggCTTTCAGTTTTAGCCCAATGGCGATCACTTTTACGACTACTATTTGAAAATAATCCATAAtctcaattttatctttttttagaGGTTTTGGATTATTTTGGTACTTGATCTTGAAATTATTTCTCCGTATTAAAGGCGGATAAAAAATAGAGTAGTTACTACAATCGTGATATGACAAATAGCAGAATTGCTGCtaattccaaaagaaaaaaaataaatc comes from Capsicum annuum cultivar UCD-10X-F1 chromosome 2, UCD10Xv1.1, whole genome shotgun sequence and encodes:
- the LOC107860762 gene encoding vacuolar protein sorting-associated protein 52 A isoform X1; the protein is MVEVAGNSSKPFLDLESVVGDLNVDDETASDDISLEGLEEELQECQADDVVANILSKGTTLREYTKGVENNLRQVELDSIQDYIKESDNLVSLHDQIRDCDMILSQMETLLSGFQEEIGSISSDIKILQEKSMDMGLRLKNRKVAESKLAKFVEDIIIPPRMIDIIVDEEVNEEYMKTLEILSKKLKCVDADPTVKTSKALKDVQPELEKLRQKAVSKVFDFMVQKLYALRKPKTNIQILQQSVLLKYKYILSFLKEHGKEVYLEVRAAYIDTMNKVLSAQFRAYIQALEKLQLDIATSNDLIGVDTRSTSLFSRGREPLKNRSAVFALGERINILKEIDEPPLIPHIAEASSKKFPYEVLFRSLHKLLMDTASSEYLFCDDFFGEQTMFQDIFAGPFSVIDEHFGTVLPNSFDAIGLMLMIRIIHQHQLVMSRRRIPCLDSYLDKVNIALWPRFKMVFDLHLHSLRNANIRTLWEDDVHPHYVIRRYAEFTASLIHLNVEYGDGQLELNLERLRMAVDDLLVKLSQMFTKQKLQTVFLINNYDMIISVLKEAGPDGGKIQQHFEELLKNNTGIFVEELLLEHFSDLIKFVKTRGCKCKCYAYQFILNLVIRTDYYLIAAEDSSTGTERPITIAEVEPIVKDFASRWKAAIELMHNDVITSFSNFLCGMDILRAALTQLLLYYTRLSDCIKRINGGSTLNKDLVSISSIMYEIRKYSRTF
- the LOC107860762 gene encoding vacuolar protein sorting-associated protein 52 A isoform X2 translates to MVEVAGNSSKPFLDLESVVGDLNVDDETASDDISLEGLEEELQECQADDVVANILSKGTTLREYTKGVENNLRQVELDSIQDYIKESDNLVSLHDQIRDCDMILSQMETLLSGFQEEIGSISSDIKILQEKSMDMGLRLKNRKVAESKLAKFVEDIIIPPRMIDIIVDEEVNEEYMKTLEILSKKLKCVDADPTVKTSKALKDVQPELEKLRQKAVSKVFDFMVQKLYALRKPKTNIQILQQSVLLKYKYILSFLKEHGKEVYLEVRAAYIDTMNKVLSAQFRAYIQALEKLQLDIATSNDLIGVDTRSTSLFSRGREPLKNRSAVFALGERINILKEIDEPPLIPHIAEASSKKFPYEVLFRSLHKLLMDTASSEYLFCDDFFGEQTMFQDIFAGPFSVIDEHFGTVLPNSFDAIGLMLMIRIIHQHQLVMSRRRIPCLDSYLDKVNIALWPRFKMVFDLHLHSLRNANIRTLWEDDVHPHYVIRRYAEFTASLIHLNVEYGDGQLELNLERLRMAVDDLLVKLSQMFTKQKLQTVFLINNYDMIISVLKEAGPDGGKIQQHFEELLKNNTGIFVEELLLEHFSDLIKFVKTRGSEDSSTGTERPITIAEVEPIVKDFASRWKAAIELMHNDVITSFSNFLCGMDILRAALTQLLLYYTRLSDCIKRINGGSTLNKDLVSISSIMYEIRKYSRTF